Proteins from a genomic interval of Caulobacter rhizosphaerae:
- a CDS encoding PQQ-dependent sugar dehydrogenase: MVRARIALVLGLALGSVLGLGAAPLAAQAAPRVGYKVEGTCDGWPRLPIDTAAGMCAGLVLGPVPGAFADRQLRLPRTLVQLDGQTWLVADLADWTRPRGVIWKLTAAPGQTVQLQPLLTGLSLPHGLAIGPDGLAYVGEMSRIFRFDPRAPDPAATVQDVITGLPDNKLHDNRHPLSQFVFAADGALLVNVGAPSDQCLDANGARVGTDRCDQSEGQEATAGIRRYARLAPGRWEPTFTMLARGLRNSVALAVHPSGTVLQAENSYDFDDRWSPFEEVNRIEAGRHYGWPYCQDLTTPTPGWAGAMDCASAAHTPPAALLPPHVAPLAMTWYQAAMFPGLKGKLLMSWHGYRSTGGRLVAFAVDAQGVPLTRSKATYPTYPSGSRPFGAGPAAQAQVLTPGWGRAEGVRPQGTPVGITVAADGAIWVADDKNASIIRFAVDRP; the protein is encoded by the coding sequence ATGGTGCGAGCGAGGATCGCCTTGGTGCTGGGCTTGGCCCTGGGCTCGGTCTTGGGCTTGGGCGCGGCCCCGCTCGCCGCCCAAGCTGCGCCGCGCGTCGGCTACAAGGTCGAAGGAACCTGTGACGGCTGGCCTCGGCTGCCGATCGACACCGCGGCGGGGATGTGCGCCGGCCTGGTGCTCGGCCCGGTCCCCGGGGCCTTCGCCGACCGCCAGCTGCGCCTGCCCCGCACCCTGGTCCAGCTGGACGGGCAGACCTGGCTGGTCGCCGACCTCGCCGACTGGACCCGCCCGCGCGGCGTGATCTGGAAGCTGACCGCCGCGCCCGGCCAGACCGTGCAACTGCAGCCCCTGCTGACCGGCCTGTCGCTGCCGCACGGCCTGGCGATCGGTCCCGACGGCCTGGCCTATGTCGGCGAGATGAGCCGGATCTTCCGCTTCGACCCGCGCGCGCCCGACCCGGCCGCCACGGTCCAGGACGTGATCACCGGCCTGCCGGACAACAAGCTGCACGACAACCGCCACCCGCTGTCGCAGTTCGTGTTCGCCGCCGACGGCGCCCTGCTGGTCAATGTCGGCGCGCCGTCGGACCAGTGCCTGGACGCCAACGGCGCGCGGGTCGGGACCGACCGTTGCGACCAGTCGGAAGGCCAGGAGGCCACGGCCGGGATCCGCCGCTACGCCCGCCTCGCCCCGGGCCGCTGGGAGCCGACGTTCACGATGCTGGCGCGCGGCCTGCGCAACTCGGTGGCCCTGGCGGTGCATCCGTCGGGAACGGTGCTGCAGGCCGAGAACAGCTACGACTTCGACGACCGCTGGAGTCCGTTCGAGGAGGTCAACCGCATCGAGGCGGGCCGGCACTACGGCTGGCCCTATTGCCAGGACTTGACCACGCCGACGCCCGGCTGGGCCGGAGCCATGGACTGCGCCTCGGCCGCCCACACCCCGCCCGCCGCCCTGCTGCCGCCCCACGTCGCCCCACTGGCCATGACCTGGTACCAAGCCGCGATGTTCCCCGGTCTCAAGGGCAAGCTGCTGATGAGCTGGCATGGCTATCGCTCGACCGGCGGCCGCCTAGTCGCCTTCGCGGTCGACGCCCAGGGCGTTCCGTTGACGCGGTCCAAGGCGACCTATCCGACCTATCCCAGCGGCTCGCGGCCGTTCGGCGCCGGCCCCGCCGCCCAGGCCCAGGTGCTGACGCCGGGTTGGGGCCGGGCCGAGGGCGTGCGGCCGCAGGGGACGCCCGTCGGGATCACCGTCGCCGCCGACGGCGCCATCTGGGTCGCCGACGACAAGAACGCCAGCATCATCCGCTTCGCCGTCGACAGGCCCTGA
- a CDS encoding acyl-CoA dehydrogenase, which yields MTYRAPGRDLAFALKHVAGFDRLATAFPEADADTVSAVLEAAGAFASEVLAPLNRGGDLVGAKLENGVVRTAPGFADAYHRFAQDGWTSLAAAPEHGGQGLPKTLEVAVLEMVQAANMAFGLCPMLSLGAIEALTHHGSDRQKSLYLPRLVSGEWTGTMNLTEPQAGSDLGALTTMATPDGNGGYSLSGQKIFITWGDHDAADNILHLVLARTPDAPPGVKGISLFLAPKVLVDEAGGPGAANALRVGGLEHKLGIHGSPTCVMLYEGAKAELVGQLGQGLAHMFTMMNAARLQVGAQGTAIAERAYQQALDFSLERTQGRSAWTGAHPSRLYDHPDIRRTLVLMKAKIEAARGICLSTAVAADLSTHAATEEERATAKLREELLTPIAKAWSTDVGVEVASQGVQVHGGMGFIEETGAAQHYRDARIAPIYEGANGIQAIDLIGRKLPLSEGQAIADLMDDMRDTQEALEAAGGALGGFALRFKAALDAAGSATAWLIERRARAIPDALSGATAYLKLLGDTVGGWMLAKGALAEPEGLRLTLARVYGEAVLASVPGQLAAVTTGAADLEAVTPDMLGAH from the coding sequence ATGACCTACCGCGCGCCCGGCCGCGACCTCGCCTTCGCCCTGAAGCACGTGGCCGGGTTCGACCGCCTGGCGACCGCCTTCCCGGAGGCCGACGCCGACACGGTCAGCGCGGTGCTCGAGGCGGCGGGAGCGTTCGCCAGCGAGGTGCTGGCCCCGCTGAACCGAGGCGGAGACCTGGTCGGCGCGAAGCTCGAAAACGGTGTCGTCCGCACCGCGCCGGGCTTCGCCGACGCCTACCACCGGTTCGCCCAGGACGGCTGGACCAGCCTGGCGGCCGCGCCCGAGCACGGCGGCCAGGGCCTGCCGAAAACCCTGGAGGTGGCGGTGCTGGAAATGGTCCAGGCCGCCAACATGGCGTTCGGCCTGTGCCCGATGCTGAGCCTGGGCGCCATCGAGGCCCTGACCCACCACGGCTCAGACCGCCAGAAGTCGCTCTACCTGCCTCGCCTGGTGTCGGGCGAATGGACCGGGACCATGAACCTGACCGAGCCCCAGGCCGGCTCGGACCTGGGCGCCCTGACGACGATGGCCACGCCGGACGGGAACGGCGGCTACAGCCTGTCGGGCCAGAAGATCTTCATCACCTGGGGCGACCACGACGCGGCCGACAACATCCTGCACCTGGTGCTGGCCCGCACGCCCGACGCCCCGCCCGGCGTCAAGGGCATCTCGCTGTTCCTGGCTCCCAAGGTTCTGGTCGACGAGGCCGGCGGCCCGGGCGCGGCCAACGCCCTGCGGGTCGGCGGACTGGAGCACAAGCTGGGCATCCACGGCTCGCCGACCTGCGTGATGCTGTACGAGGGGGCCAAGGCCGAACTGGTCGGCCAGTTGGGCCAGGGCCTGGCTCACATGTTCACGATGATGAACGCCGCGCGGCTGCAGGTCGGCGCCCAGGGGACCGCCATCGCCGAGCGGGCCTACCAGCAGGCGCTGGACTTCTCGCTGGAGCGGACGCAAGGCCGCTCGGCCTGGACCGGAGCCCATCCCTCGCGGCTCTACGACCATCCCGACATCCGCAGGACCCTGGTGCTGATGAAGGCGAAGATCGAGGCGGCGCGTGGGATCTGCCTGTCCACGGCCGTGGCCGCCGACCTCTCCACCCACGCCGCCACCGAGGAAGAGCGCGCGACCGCCAAGCTGCGTGAGGAACTGCTGACCCCGATCGCCAAGGCCTGGTCCACCGACGTCGGCGTCGAGGTCGCCTCCCAGGGCGTGCAGGTGCACGGCGGCATGGGCTTCATCGAGGAGACCGGCGCGGCCCAGCACTATCGCGACGCCCGCATCGCCCCGATCTACGAGGGCGCCAACGGCATCCAGGCCATCGACCTGATCGGCCGCAAGCTCCCCCTGTCGGAAGGCCAGGCGATCGCCGACCTGATGGACGACATGCGCGACACCCAGGAAGCGCTTGAGGCCGCCGGCGGCGCGCTGGGCGGCTTCGCCCTGCGTTTCAAGGCGGCGCTGGACGCGGCCGGTTCCGCCACCGCCTGGCTGATCGAGCGCCGGGCCCGGGCCATACCCGACGCCCTTTCTGGCGCGACGGCCTATCTGAAGCTGCTGGGCGACACGGTCGGCGGCTGGATGCTGGCCAAGGGCGCCCTGGCCGAACCCGAGGGCCTGCGGCTGACGCTGGCGCGGGTCTATGGCGAGGCCGTGCTGGCCAGCGTGCCAGGGCAGCTGGCGGCGGTGACGACAGGCGCAGCGGATCTAGAGGCGGTGACGCCGGACATGCTGGGCGCGCACTGA
- a CDS encoding SDR family NAD(P)-dependent oxidoreductase, translating into MKLDSTVAAVVTGGASGLGEATARALAAQGVKVAIFDMNEAKGEAVAREIGGVFCKVNVTSDEDVDAGFAKARAAHGQERVLVNCAGTGNAIKTASRDKATGEARHFPLDAFNMIIQINLVGTFRCIAKSAKGMLDLEPLEDGERGAIVNTASVAGEDGQVGQAAYSASKGGVIGMTLPIARDLMNDGVRVNTILPGIFNTPLMNGAPENVKAALAASVPFPKRLGNPEEYAQLALTMITCGYFNGEDVRLDGGIRMAPR; encoded by the coding sequence ATGAAACTCGATAGCACCGTCGCCGCCGTCGTCACCGGAGGCGCCTCGGGTCTCGGCGAAGCCACCGCCCGCGCCCTGGCCGCCCAGGGCGTAAAGGTCGCCATCTTCGACATGAACGAGGCCAAGGGCGAAGCGGTCGCCCGGGAGATCGGCGGCGTGTTCTGCAAGGTCAACGTCACCTCCGACGAGGACGTTGACGCCGGCTTCGCCAAGGCCCGCGCGGCCCACGGCCAGGAGCGTGTCCTGGTCAACTGCGCCGGCACCGGCAACGCCATCAAGACGGCCAGCCGCGACAAGGCCACCGGCGAGGCCCGGCACTTCCCGCTCGACGCCTTCAACATGATCATCCAGATCAACCTGGTCGGCACGTTCCGCTGCATCGCCAAGTCGGCCAAGGGCATGCTGGACCTGGAGCCGCTGGAGGACGGCGAGCGCGGCGCGATCGTCAACACCGCCAGCGTGGCGGGCGAGGACGGCCAGGTCGGCCAGGCCGCCTATTCGGCCTCGAAGGGCGGCGTCATCGGCATGACCCTGCCGATCGCCCGCGACCTGATGAACGACGGCGTTCGGGTCAACACCATCCTGCCGGGGATCTTCAACACGCCGCTGATGAACGGCGCGCCCGAGAACGTGAAGGCCGCCCTGGCCGCCTCGGTGCCGTTCCCCAAGCGCCTGGGCAATCCCGAGGAATACGCCCAGTTGGCCCTGACCATGATCACCTGCGGCTATTTCAACGGCGAGGACGTGCGCCTGGACGGCGGCATCCGCATGGCCCCGCGATAG
- a CDS encoding MAPEG family protein: MQPHSWVAIVTIAALLVYVWMAARIGRARRKCGIQAPTMTGDPVLERHIRVQANTLEWLPLFLPSLWLFAIYWSDLVAVILGGIWIIGRIVYALGYVADPGKREVGFIIQALATAVLLFGALGRVIWMLVTLGA, translated from the coding sequence ATGCAACCGCATTCCTGGGTCGCGATCGTCACGATCGCCGCTTTGCTGGTCTATGTCTGGATGGCCGCCCGCATCGGCCGGGCCCGGCGCAAGTGCGGCATCCAGGCGCCGACCATGACCGGCGATCCGGTTCTCGAACGCCACATCCGCGTGCAGGCCAACACCCTGGAATGGCTGCCGCTGTTCCTGCCGTCGCTGTGGCTGTTCGCGATCTACTGGAGCGACCTGGTCGCCGTGATCCTCGGCGGAATCTGGATCATCGGGCGCATCGTCTACGCCCTGGGCTATGTGGCCGACCCGGGCAAGCGCGAGGTCGGGTTCATCATCCAGGCCCTGGCGACCGCGGTCCTGCTGTTCGGCGCCTTGGGGCGCGTCATCTGGATGCTCGTCACGCTCGGGGCCTAG
- the mtgA gene encoding monofunctional biosynthetic peptidoglycan transglycosylase produces the protein MAWLASGRKVKASGGKARGRSVKVLVRNILVALFILLVAGPILTVVVYRFVPPPATPLMVIRLAEGRGWNHHWRPIDEVSPALPRALIAAEDARFCDHHGFDLDALQKAYENNEKGKKIRGGSTISQQTAKNVFLWPGRSYVRKGLEAYFTVLIETIWGKKRIMEVYLNSIEYGPGIYGAEAASRTYFKVGADKLTPLQAARLAAILPSPLKWKAVNPGRYVKKRSSRIGKASGAVRRGGLAACVAQEIP, from the coding sequence CTGGCTTGGCTAGCATCCGGCCGTAAGGTCAAGGCAAGCGGCGGAAAGGCGAGGGGGCGATCTGTGAAGGTGCTGGTGCGGAACATCCTGGTGGCCCTGTTCATCCTGCTGGTCGCCGGGCCGATCCTGACGGTGGTCGTCTATCGCTTCGTGCCGCCGCCGGCCACGCCGCTGATGGTCATCCGCCTGGCCGAGGGCAGGGGCTGGAACCACCACTGGCGGCCGATCGACGAGGTCTCGCCGGCCCTGCCGCGCGCGCTGATCGCCGCCGAGGACGCCCGGTTCTGCGACCACCATGGCTTCGACCTGGACGCCCTGCAGAAGGCCTACGAGAACAACGAGAAGGGCAAGAAGATCCGCGGCGGCTCGACCATCAGCCAGCAGACCGCCAAGAACGTCTTCCTGTGGCCGGGCCGTTCCTATGTTCGTAAAGGGCTAGAGGCCTATTTCACGGTGCTGATCGAGACGATCTGGGGCAAGAAGCGGATCATGGAGGTCTATCTGAACTCCATCGAGTACGGCCCGGGCATCTATGGCGCGGAGGCCGCGTCGCGGACCTACTTCAAGGTCGGCGCCGACAAGCTGACGCCGCTGCAGGCGGCGCGGCTGGCGGCGATCCTGCCCAGCCCGCTCAAATGGAAGGCGGTCAATCCGGGCCGCTACGTCAAGAAGCGCTCCAGCCGAATCGGCAAGGCCTCGGGCGCGGTGCGCCGGGGCGGCCTGGCGGCCTGCGTGGCTCAGGAGATCCCCTGA
- a CDS encoding GNAT family N-acetyltransferase gives MMIAPGPTLETARLILRPPAAEDLDGWAELMADAEAARFIGGQMSRSQAWRMMATMAGSWALNGFGMFSLIEKATGQWVGRIGPWRPEGWPGTEVGWSLHPRAHGKGYAVEAATATMDWAVDHLGWTRLVHCIDPANLASIKVAERIGSRFLEVGRLPEPFQETPVHLWGQTAADWKARRSI, from the coding sequence CTGATGATCGCACCCGGCCCCACCCTGGAAACCGCACGACTGATCCTGCGGCCGCCGGCCGCCGAGGACCTGGACGGCTGGGCCGAGCTGATGGCCGACGCCGAGGCGGCCCGCTTCATCGGCGGCCAGATGAGCCGGTCCCAGGCCTGGCGGATGATGGCCACCATGGCCGGCTCCTGGGCCCTGAACGGCTTTGGCATGTTCTCGCTGATCGAGAAGGCCACCGGCCAGTGGGTCGGCCGGATCGGTCCATGGCGCCCCGAGGGCTGGCCGGGGACCGAGGTGGGCTGGAGCCTGCATCCCCGCGCCCACGGCAAGGGCTACGCGGTGGAGGCGGCGACCGCGACCATGGACTGGGCCGTCGACCACCTGGGCTGGACGCGGCTGGTCCACTGCATCGACCCGGCCAACCTCGCTTCAATCAAGGTGGCTGAACGGATCGGCTCGCGCTTCCTGGAGGTCGGCCGCCTGCCCGAACCCTTCCAGGAGACGCCAGTCCATCTGTGGGGGCAGACGGCGGCGGACTGGAAGGCGCGGCGCTCTATCTAA
- a CDS encoding CC0125/CC1285 family lipoprotein: MTKRKTIGGKAGMVAAVALAALLTACATATPYQPNVRGQQATGGFSEQRLEGDRYRVTFAGNSLTSRETVERYLLYRAAELTTQQGYDWFETADRRTDRDARTVIDGDPFGRPFGYYGGGYGYWRPAWRYYGPRYGGWRAWDPYWGDPFFDRTEVRTIEKFEASAEIVMHKGRKPSGDPRAYDAREIMANLAPSIQRPAPK; this comes from the coding sequence ATGACTAAACGCAAGACCATAGGCGGCAAGGCCGGAATGGTCGCGGCCGTGGCGCTCGCCGCCCTCCTGACGGCCTGCGCCACCGCCACCCCCTACCAGCCGAACGTCCGCGGCCAGCAGGCGACGGGCGGTTTCTCCGAGCAGCGTCTCGAAGGCGACCGCTATCGGGTGACCTTCGCCGGCAACAGCCTCACCTCGCGGGAAACCGTCGAGCGCTATCTGCTGTACCGGGCCGCCGAGCTGACCACCCAGCAGGGCTATGACTGGTTCGAGACGGCCGACCGCCGCACCGACCGTGACGCCCGCACCGTGATCGACGGCGACCCCTTCGGCCGACCGTTCGGCTATTACGGCGGCGGCTACGGCTATTGGCGCCCGGCCTGGCGCTATTACGGGCCCCGCTATGGCGGCTGGCGCGCCTGGGATCCCTACTGGGGCGACCCCTTCTTCGATCGCACCGAAGTCCGCACGATCGAGAAGTTCGAGGCCAGCGCCGAGATCGTGATGCACAAGGGGCGCAAGCCGTCGGGCGATCCGCGGGCCTATGACGCTCGCGAGATCATGGCCAACCTGGCGCCCAGCATCCAGCGCCCGGCGCCGAAGTAG
- a CDS encoding cation diffusion facilitator family transporter yields the protein MAATGTHNSSTTVVYAALAGNLAIAATKFVAFALTGSSAMLTEAIHSSVDTGNQGLLLLGLARARKPPSETHPFGYGMEVYFWAFVVALLIFALGGAFSIYEGVLKIARPEPIERAWINFLVIGLAVLFEGGSFLVAWKEFKVVRKGTPFFRAIRRSKDPSIFAVLLEDGAALAGLAIAALGVAGSAMFGIAWADGAASVAIGLLLVGVAIFLANETRSLLTGESASPRIVEAVRGMLAADPRIDTVAEVLSMHLGPSEILLGVTLDFHDALTAGEIEDAADDFATRIRAIDPRITRVFVRSGRARAAYARPLDSQ from the coding sequence ATGGCCGCGACGGGAACCCACAACAGCTCGACCACCGTGGTCTACGCGGCCCTGGCCGGCAACCTGGCCATCGCCGCCACCAAGTTCGTCGCCTTCGCCCTGACCGGCTCGTCGGCCATGCTGACCGAGGCCATCCATTCCAGCGTCGACACCGGCAACCAGGGCCTGCTGCTGCTGGGCCTGGCGCGCGCCCGCAAGCCGCCCAGCGAAACCCACCCGTTCGGCTACGGCATGGAGGTCTATTTCTGGGCCTTCGTGGTGGCCCTGCTGATCTTCGCCCTGGGCGGGGCCTTCTCGATCTATGAGGGCGTGCTGAAGATCGCCCGGCCCGAGCCGATCGAGCGCGCCTGGATCAACTTCCTGGTCATCGGCCTGGCCGTGCTGTTCGAGGGCGGCTCGTTCCTTGTGGCCTGGAAGGAGTTCAAGGTCGTCCGCAAGGGCACGCCGTTCTTCCGCGCCATCCGCCGCAGCAAGGACCCGTCGATCTTCGCCGTCCTGCTGGAGGACGGCGCGGCCCTGGCCGGCCTGGCGATCGCGGCCCTGGGCGTGGCGGGTTCGGCGATGTTCGGGATCGCCTGGGCCGACGGCGCGGCCTCGGTGGCGATCGGCCTGCTGCTGGTGGGGGTGGCGATCTTCCTGGCCAACGAGACCCGCAGCCTGCTGACCGGCGAGTCGGCCTCGCCCCGCATCGTCGAGGCGGTGCGCGGCATGCTGGCCGCCGATCCGCGCATCGACACCGTGGCCGAGGTGCTGAGCATGCACCTGGGCCCCAGCGAGATCCTGCTGGGCGTGACCCTGGACTTCCACGACGCCCTGACCGCCGGCGAGATCGAGGACGCCGCCGACGACTTCGCGACGCGGATCCGGGCCATCGATCCGCGGATCACCCGGGTGTTCGTCCGCTCGGGCCGGGCCCGGGCCGCCTATGCGCGACCGTTGGACTCCCAGTAA
- a CDS encoding LysE family translocator: protein MTLPVDPARYSAFLVTMFVMAITPGPANLFAIATGMQKGKGAALLGVVGMNTATLVWFGCSALGLGALIIAFPKAFHLLALAGAAYLVWLGLKSIGSALKDLGGEGEPHRSFRMGRSAFRDGFTVQIANPKILLFFTAVLPPFIDVQRPLAPQLLMFAAATIGMDLISMSSYGLGGAALASRMTEPGFRKGFAVVVGVLLITAAGLIVARG, encoded by the coding sequence ATGACCCTGCCCGTTGATCCCGCCCGCTACAGCGCCTTCCTGGTGACGATGTTCGTCATGGCCATCACCCCAGGGCCGGCCAACCTGTTCGCCATCGCCACCGGCATGCAGAAGGGCAAGGGCGCGGCCTTGCTGGGCGTGGTCGGCATGAACACCGCCACCCTGGTCTGGTTCGGCTGCTCGGCCCTGGGACTGGGCGCGCTGATCATCGCCTTCCCCAAGGCCTTCCACCTGCTGGCCCTGGCCGGGGCGGCCTATCTGGTCTGGCTGGGGCTGAAGTCGATCGGGTCGGCCCTGAAGGACCTCGGCGGTGAGGGCGAGCCCCACCGGTCGTTCCGCATGGGCCGCTCGGCGTTCCGCGACGGCTTTACCGTGCAGATCGCCAATCCCAAGATCCTGCTGTTCTTCACCGCGGTGCTGCCGCCGTTCATCGACGTCCAGCGGCCGCTCGCGCCGCAACTTTTGATGTTCGCCGCCGCCACCATCGGCATGGACCTGATCAGCATGAGCAGCTACGGCCTGGGCGGGGCGGCGCTGGCCTCGCGGATGACCGAACCGGGGTTCCGCAAGGGGTTTGCGGTCGTGGTCGGGGTCTTGCTGATCACCGCCGCGGGACTGATCGTCGCGCGCGGCTGA
- a CDS encoding nitroreductase, which yields MTQSRTVSEAVARRMSVRAFRSDPPPGGMVRQLLEAAGRAPSGGNLQPWVVHALAGEPLNQLKALVGARLMDRDEPEYHVYPPNLWEPLRTRRYQVGEDLYASLGIPREDKLGRLQQFAKNAEFFGAPVALFFSVHRDCGPPQWSDIGMYMQTLMLLAVEQGLDTCAQEFWSAYGRLVATFLDLPADHMLFCGMALGYRDETAAVNTWRSRRAPFEEWGSMRGFE from the coding sequence ATGACCCAGTCCAGGACCGTTTCCGAAGCCGTCGCACGGCGAATGTCGGTTCGCGCCTTCAGGTCCGACCCGCCGCCCGGCGGCATGGTCCGCCAGTTGCTGGAAGCCGCCGGCCGCGCGCCGTCGGGCGGCAACCTCCAGCCCTGGGTGGTGCACGCCCTGGCCGGCGAGCCGCTGAACCAGCTCAAGGCCCTGGTCGGGGCGCGGCTGATGGACCGCGACGAGCCGGAATACCACGTCTATCCCCCCAACCTGTGGGAGCCCCTGCGCACCCGCCGCTACCAAGTCGGCGAGGACCTCTACGCGTCGCTGGGCATCCCGCGCGAGGACAAGCTGGGCCGCCTGCAGCAGTTCGCCAAGAACGCCGAGTTCTTCGGCGCGCCAGTCGCCCTGTTCTTCTCGGTGCATCGCGACTGCGGCCCGCCGCAATGGTCCGACATCGGCATGTACATGCAGACCCTGATGCTGCTGGCCGTCGAGCAGGGCCTGGACACCTGCGCCCAGGAATTCTGGTCAGCCTACGGCAGGCTGGTCGCCACCTTCCTGGACCTGCCCGCCGACCACATGCTGTTCTGCGGCATGGCCCTGGGCTATCGCGACGAGACGGCGGCCGTGAACACCTGGCGATCGCGGCGAGCCCCGTTCGAGGAATGGGGGTCGATGCGGGGTTTCGAATAG
- a CDS encoding lysoplasmalogenase yields the protein MTDLRLWAVAGLCAVLYGLVLVQRPPSFLRTLVKTLAVGALSVLAYLEGGGPGLAIALALCALGDAFLAGDPKRWLPFGLAAFLAGHGVYVVLFWRERGPAGAAFWIAAPLVVLAAATLLARLWTSLGALKPAVVLYVLAIVAMVSTSLLLPRLGWPATVGALAFMASDAILSFDLFKGAKLAGSPRLTAWAVWFLYFVGQAMITWGMLR from the coding sequence ATGACTGACCTTCGGCTGTGGGCCGTGGCCGGGCTCTGCGCGGTGCTGTACGGCCTGGTCCTGGTTCAGCGGCCGCCGTCGTTCCTGCGGACCCTGGTCAAGACGCTCGCCGTGGGGGCGCTGTCGGTGCTGGCCTATCTGGAGGGCGGCGGGCCGGGGCTGGCGATCGCCCTGGCCCTGTGCGCGCTCGGCGACGCCTTCCTCGCCGGCGATCCCAAGCGCTGGCTGCCGTTCGGCCTGGCCGCCTTCCTGGCGGGCCATGGGGTCTATGTCGTGCTGTTCTGGCGCGAGCGAGGTCCGGCCGGGGCGGCGTTCTGGATCGCCGCGCCCCTGGTCGTCCTGGCCGCCGCGACCCTGCTGGCGAGGCTTTGGACGTCGCTGGGCGCCTTGAAGCCGGCCGTCGTCCTCTATGTTCTGGCCATCGTCGCGATGGTCTCGACGAGCTTGCTGCTGCCGCGCCTGGGCTGGCCGGCCACCGTCGGAGCCCTGGCCTTCATGGCCTCCGACGCCATCCTGTCGTTCGACCTGTTCAAGGGCGCCAAGCTGGCCGGCTCGCCCCGCCTGACGGCCTGGGCGGTGTGGTTCCTGTACTTCGTCGGCCAGGCGATGATCACCTGGGGGATGTTGCGCTAG
- a CDS encoding KTSC domain-containing protein translates to MRVDSTAIRRIDYEPEHGKLFVTFIDGDEYVYVGVPPRVTEAFERAPSKGRFFQRMIRDRYPYNRV, encoded by the coding sequence ATGCGTGTCGACTCCACGGCGATCCGGCGAATCGACTACGAGCCCGAGCACGGCAAGCTGTTCGTCACCTTCATCGACGGCGACGAATACGTCTATGTCGGGGTGCCGCCCCGGGTGACCGAGGCCTTCGAACGGGCCCCGTCGAAGGGCCGGTTCTTCCAGCGGATGATCCGCGACCGGTATCCCTACAATCGGGTCTGA
- a CDS encoding YceI family protein, with the protein MNRRIASSLFRGAFLAGALLTASAALPVVASAQVASDPAAAPAGTWTLDKRHASLTMKVTHFGTSHYTFRFAQGAIDGSYAYDPAKPLDTKVSITIDATKVDTGLPDFDKEIGTDAKFFNGTQYPKITFVSTKVEPGKLTGDLTFRGVTKPVTLDVKYNGYAKTPFGSQIMGFSATGKIKRSDFGFTHLVPMVSDDVDLAIEAEFNPKK; encoded by the coding sequence ATGAACCGCCGCATCGCCTCCTCGCTCTTTAGGGGCGCCTTCCTGGCCGGCGCTCTTCTGACCGCGTCCGCCGCCCTGCCGGTCGTGGCCTCCGCCCAGGTCGCGAGCGATCCGGCCGCCGCGCCCGCCGGAACCTGGACGCTCGACAAGCGCCACGCCAGCCTGACGATGAAGGTCACGCACTTCGGCACGTCGCACTACACCTTCCGCTTCGCCCAGGGCGCCATCGACGGTTCGTACGCCTACGACCCGGCCAAGCCGCTGGACACCAAGGTGTCGATCACCATTGACGCCACCAAGGTCGACACCGGCCTGCCGGACTTCGACAAGGAAATCGGCACGGACGCGAAGTTCTTCAACGGGACCCAGTATCCGAAGATCACCTTCGTCTCGACCAAGGTCGAGCCGGGCAAGCTGACCGGCGACTTGACCTTCCGCGGCGTGACCAAGCCGGTCACCCTGGACGTCAAGTACAACGGCTACGCCAAGACCCCGTTCGGCTCGCAGATCATGGGCTTCTCGGCCACCGGCAAGATCAAGCGCTCGGACTTCGGCTTCACCCACCTCGTGCCGATGGTCAGCGACGACGTCGACCTGGCGATCGAAGCTGAGTTCAATCCGAAGAAATAA
- a CDS encoding YkvA family protein — MSADAKPSPDVNPKGVDPEANAREVLDPKKALVPATVKVNEQRVARGFWPKIRKVAAKVPFAADALSLWWCAKDPTTPTAAKGMMLAALAYFVLPTDAIPDVLPAIGFTDDAAVIAALIAIVGKNLKPRHKDEARTFLAKLGADD; from the coding sequence ATGAGCGCAGACGCCAAACCATCCCCCGACGTCAACCCGAAGGGCGTCGACCCCGAAGCGAACGCCCGCGAGGTGCTGGATCCGAAGAAGGCCCTCGTGCCCGCCACGGTGAAGGTCAATGAGCAGCGCGTGGCGCGGGGCTTCTGGCCGAAGATCCGCAAGGTGGCCGCCAAGGTCCCGTTCGCGGCCGACGCCCTGTCGCTGTGGTGGTGCGCCAAGGATCCCACCACGCCGACCGCCGCCAAGGGCATGATGCTGGCGGCCCTGGCCTATTTCGTGCTGCCGACCGACGCCATCCCGGATGTGCTGCCGGCCATCGGCTTCACCGACGACGCCGCCGTCATCGCGGCCCTGATCGCCATCGTCGGCAAGAACCTCAAACCCCGCCACAAGGACGAGGCCCGGACCTTCCTCGCCAAGCTGGGTGCGGATGACTGA